The Chondrinema litorale genome includes a window with the following:
- the lepB gene encoding signal peptidase I: MSTFKVLKFSLYLILFVAIIISCKIFVTQLFFIPSDSMKSSLQKGDIILVNKISYGARLPKSILEIPVINIISFIFFNEEQLKNASDVGWWKYYRMPGFSIVKRNEIIVFNMPNNESKFVVKRAVGLPKDTLKIVDSNVFINNTLINEALSVRKVYSINYNNLFEINQLLDSLSISPIFNSTELNQIISVALNQNQKLTLLKNKSIDSLTTEIEKVDTLNNKFYPNNVNFAWSANNFGPIIIPSKGMHIELNKENYILYEKVINKIEKAHIEELENKYYQNGKEVNSYSFKYDYYFMMGDNRSFSEDSRFWGFVQKKNIVGKVEFILFSKDQKGIKWERMFSEVI, from the coding sequence ATGTCAACTTTTAAAGTTTTAAAATTCAGTTTATATCTAATTCTATTTGTTGCGATAATTATTTCTTGTAAAATTTTTGTGACTCAGCTTTTTTTTATTCCAAGTGACTCTATGAAATCATCATTGCAAAAAGGAGATATTATATTAGTTAATAAAATTAGTTATGGAGCTCGCTTGCCAAAATCTATATTAGAAATTCCAGTAATAAATATTATCTCTTTTATTTTTTTTAATGAAGAACAACTAAAAAATGCTAGTGATGTAGGTTGGTGGAAATACTATCGAATGCCTGGGTTTTCTATAGTGAAAAGAAATGAGATTATTGTTTTTAATATGCCTAACAATGAGAGCAAATTTGTTGTAAAACGAGCTGTAGGTCTTCCTAAAGATACATTAAAAATAGTTGATTCAAATGTTTTCATTAATAATACATTGATTAATGAAGCTTTGAGTGTCAGAAAAGTTTATTCAATTAATTACAATAATCTATTTGAAATAAATCAGCTATTAGATTCACTATCTATATCTCCTATTTTCAATTCCACTGAACTTAATCAAATAATTTCTGTAGCATTAAATCAAAATCAAAAGTTAACTCTACTGAAAAACAAATCAATTGATTCTCTTACTACTGAAATTGAAAAGGTTGATACTTTAAATAATAAATTTTATCCCAACAATGTAAATTTTGCATGGTCTGCCAATAATTTTGGTCCTATAATAATTCCGTCTAAAGGAATGCATATTGAGTTAAATAAAGAAAATTATATTCTATATGAGAAAGTAATTAATAAGATAGAAAAGGCACATATAGAGGAATTAGAGAATAAGTATTATCAAAATGGCAAAGAAGTAAATTCGTATTCATTTAAATACGATTATTATTTTATGATGGGTGATAATCGATCTTTTTCTGAGGATTCTAGATTTTGGGGCTTTGTACAAAAAAAAAATATTGTTGGTAAAGTTGAATTTATATTATTTTCAAAAGATCAGAAAGGAATAAAATGGGAACGTATGTTTAGTGAAGTGATATAA
- a CDS encoding efflux RND transporter periplasmic adaptor subunit, with the protein MKLYFQPLTVFLFISCWLAACSAKKSPTEEDVNKRVYLEEKNPVSVLVLDKGTFSKQLVSNGKLHALKKSELSFSSDGVVSTLPYKNGSSVQKGSIIAQLQQQEQKLSLAEAKIAIEKARLELEDFLIGQGYDLKDSTNIPDQLFETSKIRTGYTEAQQQLSKAEQDFNNTVLIAPFSGKIASLSNKLYEHPTGEAPFCILIDDSSFEVEFQVTESEFHELTVGLGITVVPFASNEKFEGTITAINPLVDEHGLITIQATVKNTGGLLEGMNVKVLIEQEVSDQYVVPKAAVVIRQNQDVLFKVVDGKAYWTYLQILYENSDSYAVVAHPDKQASLEVGDTVIISGNLNLAHESEVAVQ; encoded by the coding sequence ATGAAACTATACTTTCAACCACTAACAGTTTTTCTGTTCATCTCTTGTTGGCTGGCAGCGTGTTCGGCTAAAAAGTCCCCCACAGAAGAAGATGTGAATAAAAGAGTCTATCTAGAAGAGAAAAATCCGGTATCGGTATTGGTTTTAGATAAGGGTACTTTTTCTAAGCAATTGGTGAGTAATGGTAAATTGCACGCTTTAAAAAAGAGTGAGTTGTCATTTTCGTCGGATGGAGTTGTGAGTACCTTGCCATATAAAAATGGTAGCTCTGTGCAAAAGGGGAGTATTATTGCTCAGTTGCAACAACAAGAACAAAAGTTATCTTTAGCAGAAGCAAAAATTGCCATAGAAAAAGCCAGATTAGAGCTTGAAGATTTTTTAATTGGTCAAGGTTACGATTTAAAAGACTCGACCAATATACCTGATCAATTGTTTGAAACTTCTAAAATCCGTACAGGTTACACAGAAGCTCAACAACAACTTTCTAAAGCAGAGCAAGATTTTAACAATACTGTTTTAATTGCTCCTTTTTCTGGTAAAATTGCCAGTTTAAGCAACAAACTTTACGAACATCCCACTGGTGAAGCGCCTTTCTGTATTTTAATAGATGATTCCAGTTTTGAAGTTGAATTTCAGGTAACAGAATCTGAGTTTCATGAATTAACTGTGGGATTAGGTATCACTGTAGTTCCATTTGCCAGCAACGAAAAGTTTGAAGGAACGATTACAGCAATTAATCCACTGGTAGACGAACACGGGTTAATTACGATACAAGCCACCGTAAAAAATACGGGTGGATTGCTAGAAGGTATGAATGTAAAGGTGTTGATTGAGCAAGAAGTTTCAGATCAGTATGTGGTGCCAAAAGCAGCTGTGGTGATCAGGCAAAACCAAGATGTTTTATTTAAAGTGGTAGATGGTAAAGCGTATTGGACTTATCTTCAAATTTTGTATGAAAACAGTGATTCTTATGCCGTAGTCGCGCATCCAGATAAACAAGCCAGCCTAGAAGTCGGTGACACTGTCATCATCTCAGGCAACTTGAATCTAGCCCACGAATCGGAAGTAGCAGTGCAGTAA
- a CDS encoding TolC family protein, which produces MQQFNFQHSIFKPSRLIAIFLLSVQFAFAQQTDQMSIEEVIDRATTTSLLALKSTNIYLAGYWQYNSYKASLLPQVNLKLTPVDYNRSFSQQWNSNEEAFAYYETQTLNNYSTVSIDQNLAFSGGTLSLQSSLDHLENLTDDQYSAFNASPVQLAYTQPILGFNDFKWKKKLSPLAYELAKREYLEVMQQARLFAINYYFDLLIAQVSLEIAKSNQATSDTLYHIGLKRFEIASITKEDLLNLELNKYSASIEVARTGKEVKVAQYNLTSFLGMSKDALITPMIPENNFVKNIPLEKAIENGMRYNPEPLRLEESMLEAEKNLDQINKDTRFNANVVAQFGLNNSDKTLRQTYNNLTNRQAVAVGIQIPLVDWGQGKGERMLALKQMEVAQIEMEQSKMDFEQEIVLNVIDYNLQHQLVENALRAAEISEEAYQLTKKRFILGNVDVLKLNASAEARQQEKESYIDALYNLWRVYYEIQELTLFDYGKDTPLSADFDSMIK; this is translated from the coding sequence ATGCAGCAGTTTAACTTTCAACATAGCATCTTTAAACCATCAAGGTTGATAGCCATCTTCCTGTTAAGTGTTCAATTTGCCTTTGCCCAACAAACTGATCAAATGAGTATTGAGGAGGTAATTGATAGGGCTACCACTACTTCACTATTGGCATTAAAATCTACTAATATTTATCTGGCTGGTTATTGGCAATATAATTCATACAAGGCTTCCTTGCTACCTCAAGTCAACCTAAAGCTTACTCCAGTTGATTATAATCGTTCTTTTTCTCAGCAATGGAATAGTAATGAAGAAGCATTTGCTTATTACGAAACACAAACACTGAACAATTATTCCACTGTTTCCATCGATCAAAATTTGGCTTTTTCTGGTGGTACACTTTCTCTGCAAAGTAGTTTAGATCATTTAGAAAACTTGACAGACGATCAATATTCGGCTTTTAATGCAAGTCCAGTGCAACTGGCTTACACACAGCCAATTTTGGGCTTTAATGATTTCAAGTGGAAAAAAAAGTTGAGTCCGTTAGCTTACGAATTGGCAAAAAGAGAGTATCTGGAAGTAATGCAGCAAGCAAGACTTTTTGCGATTAATTACTATTTTGATTTGCTCATAGCACAAGTCAGTTTAGAAATTGCAAAAAGCAATCAGGCAACATCAGATACTTTATATCATATTGGTTTAAAGCGTTTTGAAATAGCTTCCATCACTAAAGAAGATTTACTCAATTTAGAACTCAATAAGTATTCGGCTTCTATCGAGGTAGCAAGAACAGGCAAAGAAGTAAAAGTGGCTCAATATAACCTTACTTCATTCTTAGGCATGAGTAAAGATGCGCTCATTACACCAATGATTCCTGAAAATAACTTCGTGAAAAATATCCCTTTAGAAAAAGCTATTGAAAACGGGATGAGGTATAATCCTGAGCCATTGCGCTTAGAAGAAAGTATGTTAGAAGCAGAAAAAAATCTAGATCAGATAAATAAAGACACTCGCTTTAATGCCAATGTAGTTGCGCAGTTCGGTTTAAATAATAGTGATAAAACGCTTAGGCAGACTTATAATAATTTAACCAACCGGCAGGCTGTGGCAGTTGGTATTCAAATACCATTAGTAGACTGGGGGCAAGGAAAAGGAGAGAGAATGTTGGCATTAAAACAAATGGAAGTAGCTCAAATTGAAATGGAACAAAGTAAAATGGATTTTGAGCAAGAGATTGTCTTGAACGTAATCGATTATAATTTGCAACATCAACTTGTTGAGAATGCTTTGCGTGCCGCTGAAATTTCTGAGGAGGCTTATCAACTTACCAAAAAGCGCTTTATACTGGGCAATGTAGATGTGCTTAAACTTAATGCTTCTGCTGAAGCGAGGCAGCAAGAAAAAGAGTCTTATATTGATGCTTTGTATAACCTTTGGCGCGTGTATTATGAGATTCAGGAGCTCACGCTATTTGATTATGGAAAAGATACACCACTTTCGGCTGATTTTGATAGTATGATAAAATGA
- a CDS encoding four helix bundle protein, with amino-acid sequence MIPNSIAYKKAFDLAVEIVKVYKNLTEDRKEFVMSKQLLKAGTSIGANLAEANGAISQADFSAKISISYKESLETKYWLDLLNTTHFLEQTLYDKLYQKADELSKILFSILKKTRIKQ; translated from the coding sequence ATGATTCCAAATAGTATTGCATATAAAAAGGCATTTGATTTGGCAGTGGAAATTGTAAAAGTATATAAGAATTTAACAGAAGATAGAAAGGAGTTTGTAATGAGTAAACAACTTTTAAAAGCAGGAACATCTATAGGTGCAAATTTGGCAGAAGCAAATGGAGCAATTTCTCAAGCAGATTTTTCAGCTAAAATATCTATTTCCTATAAAGAAAGCTTAGAAACAAAATACTGGTTAGACTTACTAAACACAACCCATTTTTTAGAACAAACACTATATGACAAGCTTTATCAAAAAGCAGATGAACTTTCAAAAATATTATTTAGCATCTTAAAGAAAACGAGAATAAAACAATGA
- a CDS encoding BF3164 family lipoprotein, which yields MKNRFFIKEMKIYTILVGIISILLNSCSQDTKIESDESYFSEFNNIDTLKFKVLFKPHDFIPRDIHPHDSLLIIKSDIRGQKFWFQIYSLKQEKVIKSILPYGRGPGEALGISSSGIINNTFWAYDITKREILTCNLDSLLESQNASFTTIDAEISSYQIDYYDTSKVVVSLVDEETKYKMSIIDLEKNRNVEKIGLFDNIPNTETITGYKDAHLFYINVKPNKSGNLAILYRYMDLIEIYNNGKLQHKLHGPDQYKVDYELGKRGNTSYMKKTDKTKKAFVSSVATNQFIYGLYSGNLKKSKLWSYGKYIFRYTWDGKPDKSFFSESAIATIGIDKKKLYAYLPEEGVLSYINLDNK from the coding sequence ATGAAGAATAGATTTTTTATAAAGGAAATGAAAATATATACCATATTAGTTGGAATTATATCCATATTATTAAATTCTTGTAGTCAAGACACAAAAATTGAATCTGATGAGTCATATTTTAGTGAATTTAATAATATTGATACATTAAAATTTAAAGTTTTATTTAAACCTCATGATTTTATACCAAGAGATATTCATCCTCATGATTCTTTATTAATTATAAAATCTGATATCCGTGGTCAAAAATTTTGGTTTCAAATTTATTCATTGAAACAAGAGAAAGTTATAAAAAGTATATTGCCATATGGTAGAGGGCCTGGAGAGGCGTTAGGCATTTCATCTTCAGGTATAATAAATAATACTTTCTGGGCATATGACATTACAAAAAGAGAAATTCTTACATGTAATTTAGATAGTTTATTGGAATCACAAAACGCAAGCTTTACCACTATTGATGCAGAAATATCAAGTTATCAAATAGATTATTATGATACATCTAAAGTTGTTGTTTCTCTTGTAGATGAAGAAACAAAGTATAAGATGTCAATTATTGATTTGGAGAAAAATAGGAATGTTGAAAAAATTGGATTATTTGATAATATACCTAATACTGAAACGATAACCGGGTATAAAGATGCACATTTATTTTACATTAATGTTAAACCTAATAAATCTGGAAATCTTGCTATTTTATATCGCTATATGGATTTAATAGAAATTTACAACAATGGTAAATTACAGCATAAGTTACATGGACCTGATCAATATAAAGTTGACTATGAATTAGGTAAACGAGGTAATACATCATATATGAAAAAGACTGATAAAACTAAGAAAGCTTTTGTCTCTTCAGTAGCGACAAATCAATTTATTTATGGTTTGTATTCTGGTAATTTAAAAAAAAGTAAATTATGGTCTTATGGTAAATACATCTTTAGATATACATGGGACGGAAAACCGGATAAAAGTTTTTTTTCTGAATCAGCAATAGCAACTATAGGTATTGATAAGAAAAAATTATATGCTTATTTACCTGAAGAAGGAGTTTTATCATATATAAACTTAGACAATAAATGA
- a CDS encoding efflux RND transporter permease subunit: protein MVKFLLYRPIALTMSYIAVLMLGVVAMLNLPVSLIPEMDIPVITVQVNAENLSARELESTAIKPLRNSLMQIAHLVDIQSNTRDGLGVIQLQMEYGTDIDYAFIDVNEKIDQAMNDFPREIDHPKALKASASDVPVFYLNLALKNTGTPFKTTSEFYPVPQRFVELSGFADNVIKKRLEQQASVAMVDMSGLVTQELLIIPNLNKLNALGITLTQFEEQIKSMELELSNLTVKNAQYQYNIRFANSLQNKTDIENIHLKIDDHLLQLKDVAEVMAHPESMNGMVTSREQNIVTLAIIKQSDAKMEDLKEGLHELVNHFEQDYPDILFSINRDQTALLDYSISNVEQSLFWGAFFAFIVMFFFLKDLKSPLLIGITIPTSLVVSLLFFNLAGLSINIISLSGLVLGIGMMIDNSIIVIDNITQHYERSKDLVSACINGTNEVIRPMLSSVLTTCAVFIPLIFISGIAGAMFYEQALSVTIGLFVSLIVSITLLPVYFKLFYERKSKKDNLLTAISKITLFNYADVYEKGLRFTLRNQLVVWVLFLSMLGLSVLLFVTVKKENLPEIAQTETILKIDWNEPVHIEENKKRIYTILSQVQQLYIDEVSQIGTQQFLLNSEAAASASESQVYIKANNTEDLARLTSDLTQSINQNYPDATFEFLASENIFTLIFSGDSYPLTAKLRPVDITPNTNENLQALLLKLHPVIKENYVQSTAWQEYVQINVDPLKLMLYDISLQTLYTKLKSAFGEHEIITINEGQHFIPVVFGGRPKSYKEVIASLEITNEDNKVIPVSSLLRESRSLDLKDVSAGKEGEYFPLNLQLPVEAGELMMDEIRKVVSHDKNFEVSFEGEIFSNQELVKEFATIMLISVLLLYFILASQFESLTLPFIVLLEIPIDIFGVLLVLSVFGESLNLMSLIGIIVMSGIIINDSILKIDTINQLRKEGYPLMKALVVAGQRRLKPILMTSLTTVLALVPFLFTSGLGADLQRPMAIAIIGGMTIGTIVSLYFIPLFYFYLNRKGTNSNAAV, encoded by the coding sequence ATGGTAAAATTCCTACTATATCGCCCGATTGCTTTAACGATGAGTTACATTGCTGTGCTGATGCTTGGTGTGGTAGCTATGCTCAATCTGCCGGTTTCTTTGATTCCTGAGATGGACATTCCTGTAATTACCGTGCAGGTAAATGCAGAGAACCTTTCTGCTAGAGAATTGGAATCAACAGCGATAAAACCACTCAGAAATAGCCTGATGCAAATTGCTCATTTGGTAGATATTCAAAGTAACACCAGAGATGGCTTGGGAGTTATCCAGTTGCAGATGGAATATGGTACTGATATCGACTATGCATTTATCGATGTAAATGAAAAGATCGATCAGGCAATGAACGATTTTCCGAGAGAGATTGACCACCCCAAAGCCTTAAAGGCCAGTGCTTCTGATGTACCTGTTTTCTACCTCAATCTAGCTTTAAAAAATACAGGCACACCTTTTAAAACTACCAGTGAGTTTTATCCTGTTCCGCAAAGATTTGTGGAGCTCAGTGGTTTTGCTGATAACGTGATCAAGAAAAGACTGGAACAGCAAGCCTCTGTGGCAATGGTAGATATGAGCGGTTTGGTGACTCAAGAATTACTCATTATTCCCAATTTAAACAAACTCAATGCGCTGGGTATCACTTTAACTCAATTCGAAGAGCAAATTAAAAGTATGGAGTTGGAGCTGAGTAATCTCACAGTAAAAAATGCGCAGTATCAATATAATATCCGCTTTGCTAACTCTTTGCAAAACAAGACTGATATTGAAAACATCCATCTAAAAATAGATGATCACCTTTTGCAACTCAAAGATGTAGCAGAGGTAATGGCACATCCGGAAAGCATGAATGGCATGGTCACATCCAGAGAACAAAACATTGTGACACTGGCCATTATCAAACAATCTGATGCCAAGATGGAAGATCTAAAAGAAGGACTACATGAGCTAGTTAATCACTTTGAGCAAGACTATCCAGATATTTTGTTTTCTATCAATAGAGACCAAACGGCTTTGCTAGATTATTCCATTTCTAATGTGGAACAAAGCCTTTTCTGGGGTGCTTTTTTTGCTTTTATTGTGATGTTTTTCTTCTTGAAAGACTTAAAATCGCCTTTACTCATTGGCATTACCATTCCAACTTCTTTGGTGGTTTCTTTGCTATTTTTTAATCTGGCAGGCTTGTCTATAAACATCATTTCTTTGTCTGGTTTGGTACTCGGTATCGGGATGATGATCGATAATTCCATTATTGTAATTGACAACATTACCCAACATTATGAGCGCAGCAAAGATTTAGTAAGTGCTTGTATAAATGGTACCAATGAGGTAATTAGACCGATGTTGAGCTCAGTACTTACTACTTGTGCGGTGTTTATTCCATTGATTTTTATTAGTGGAATTGCAGGTGCGATGTTTTATGAGCAAGCCCTTTCTGTCACTATTGGTTTGTTTGTTTCGCTTATTGTATCCATCACACTACTGCCTGTTTATTTTAAATTATTCTATGAACGAAAATCTAAAAAAGACAATCTATTAACAGCTATCAGTAAAATCACCTTGTTTAACTATGCAGATGTGTATGAAAAAGGATTGAGGTTTACTTTAAGAAATCAACTGGTAGTTTGGGTGCTGTTTCTAAGCATGTTAGGCTTATCGGTACTTTTATTTGTTACAGTAAAAAAAGAAAATTTGCCAGAAATCGCTCAAACTGAAACGATTTTAAAGATAGATTGGAATGAGCCTGTACACATTGAAGAAAACAAAAAAAGAATATATACAATATTGAGCCAAGTGCAGCAGCTTTATATTGATGAAGTTTCGCAAATTGGTACCCAACAGTTTTTGTTAAATAGCGAAGCAGCAGCCAGTGCTTCAGAATCACAAGTGTATATTAAAGCCAATAATACAGAAGATTTAGCCAGGCTTACTTCAGACTTAACACAAAGCATCAATCAAAATTACCCAGACGCAACTTTTGAGTTTTTAGCCTCCGAAAACATCTTTACCCTTATTTTCTCTGGGGATTCTTATCCACTGACAGCTAAATTGAGACCTGTTGATATCACGCCCAATACCAATGAGAATTTACAGGCACTGCTTTTAAAGTTGCATCCAGTAATTAAAGAGAATTATGTGCAAAGCACCGCTTGGCAAGAGTATGTTCAAATCAATGTAGATCCGCTTAAGTTGATGCTTTACGACATTTCACTGCAAACTTTATATACCAAATTAAAAAGTGCTTTTGGTGAACATGAAATTATAACCATTAACGAAGGGCAACATTTTATTCCGGTGGTATTTGGTGGCAGGCCTAAATCATACAAAGAAGTGATTGCTTCACTTGAAATTACCAACGAAGATAACAAAGTGATTCCGGTAAGTTCGCTACTCAGAGAATCTAGAAGTCTGGATTTGAAGGATGTAAGTGCTGGAAAAGAAGGAGAATATTTTCCTTTAAACCTGCAATTACCAGTTGAAGCAGGTGAGCTAATGATGGATGAAATTCGCAAGGTGGTGAGCCACGATAAAAACTTTGAAGTCTCTTTTGAAGGGGAGATTTTTTCTAATCAGGAGCTAGTAAAAGAATTTGCCACGATTATGCTTATTTCTGTGTTGTTGCTCTATTTTATTTTGGCATCCCAATTTGAGTCTTTAACGCTTCCATTTATTGTTTTACTAGAAATTCCGATCGATATTTTTGGTGTATTGCTGGTTTTAAGTGTTTTTGGAGAGTCTTTAAATTTGATGTCTCTCATTGGTATTATTGTGATGTCTGGTATCATTATCAATGATTCAATTTTAAAAATCGATACTATTAATCAACTAAGAAAAGAAGGATATCCTTTGATGAAAGCACTTGTAGTTGCCGGACAAAGAAGGCTAAAACCAATTCTGATGACTAGTTTAACAACCGTTTTGGCATTGGTTCCCTTTCTTTTTACAAGTGGTTTGGGAGCAGATTTGCAAAGACCTATGGCCATTGCCATTATTGGCGGCATGACGATTGGTACCATAGTGAGTCTTTATTTTATCCCCTTATTTTATTTCTATCTGAACAGAAAAGGAACTAACTCAAATGCAGCAGTTTAA